Genomic segment of Verrucomicrobiia bacterium:
GATCACGTGGCGGGCTTTGACCTGCAGGGCAACATCAAGAACTCGGCCGTGCGCGGGGAATTTTTGTACCGGGAGGCGGACGAGGAAAAAGATTTCATCAGCTTCACCGTGAACGCGGACTACAATTTCCCGAAAAATATCTACGGACTCCTGGAATACCACTTCAATGGGCGCGGCCGCAGGGACCCGCGCTCTTATCAGGTCGACAAGCTATTGCGCGGCGACATCCAGCAGCTTGCGAAAAATTACGTGGCCGCGCTGCTCGGCTACAACATCACGCCGCTTTTGCGCTTCGAGAACCATGCCATCTTCAACGCGGACGACCAGAGCGTTTTCCTGAGGCCGGAGCTCCGCTACGAGGCGCAGGCCAATCTTCTTTTCACGCTGGCGGGACAGTTTTATCTGGGAGGACCGACGGAAGAATTCGGGATGCCGGAAAACCTGTATATCGGGGAGCTGAACTACTCTTTCTGAGCTTCCTCGTAAACGCCTTCACCGGTTTGTTCCGGCACCGCGGCAACGTCCTGTTCCCGCGCCATCAAACCTAAACGGGCAAGCCCGATGAGATCCTGCATGGGCCTCTTGGCCGGGCACACGTACGTGCAATTGCCGCAGTCGATGCAGTAATCTACGCCCCAGTCCCGCGTTTCTTCATAGAGCCCGTTTTCCGCGGCAAGCGTAATCATGGCCGGCGAAATGTCCACGGGGCACGCCTCCACGCAGCGGCCGCAGTGGATGCAGGCTTCCGCCGGAGGCACAGAAACAGATTCTTTAGAAAGCGCCAGCACGGCGCGCACGCCCGCCGTCACCGGCATATCGAGTGAAGGCAAGGCCTTGCCCAGCATGGGCCCACCGAAAAGGACTGCCTTGGGTTCGCGCATGAGCCCGCGGCAGGCCTTGATCGCGTCTTCCGCGGAAATGCCGAGCGGCAGCCAAAGATTTCGGGGTTCGATCACGCATTCGCCGCCGACCGTCGCGGGCCTTTCGTAAAATGGTTTTTGCAGGGCCACGGCTTCGTAAACAGCATGGGCCGTCCCGGCATTGTGGACGCTCGCGCCGAACTCATGGAGAACACTTTGCAGGGCGAAAGTTCCGTCACCGGTCCCGATCCGTATTCTTTCGCGCACTTGCGGGGAAAAATCCTTATTCCAGAGCTCCTGCGCGAGCGGCAGCACCATTTCCTGCGGATGCCGCGCGGGCAGGACGCGCACTTCCGCGTGCGCCCACTTTAAAAAGAAAATTTTGCTTTTGACCAGCTCCGCGACCTCCAGGGCATCGCTCTGAAGCGTCACGATGATTTTTTCCGCGCCCAGGATCTTCCGCAGGATCTCCGCGCCTTTCACGACTTCCAGGCTGTGCGACATGAGCAGCGCATGATCGGTGGTGACGTAGGGCTGCGATTCGCAGCCGTTCACGACGACCGTGTGGATTTTATGCCGCCGCGCGCGCTCAAGCGAACCCGAGAGGCTCAAGCCGCTCTGATCCAGCTCCATGACGCCCGATTCAAAAAGAATGTCGGCTAAAGCGCCGGGGTCAAGCTCCGGCCAGCGGGGCCTTTCGTGCCCGATGCCCGGGGCTGTTTCGTGGCGGTCGTCGCCCGCGATCTCGAGCGCCGGCCTGGAGCCGAGCCAGGGATGTTGAAAATCCGCGCGCTGGACGACTTTGCCGGACACGCTGGAAAAAATGGGGAAAGCGCCCTGGCCGGCGCCCGCGATCTTTTGTCCGGCAAGCACGCGGTCGCCGGGATTCACGCAAGGAATGCTGGCCGGATAATCGGGAGATGGTTTCAGAAACAGGCGGACGCGGGATGGCGCCTTGATTCTTTTCAAGGTCCAGCTGATCAGCGTGGATTGGTTTCGAGCAGGGATTTTAACGCCGCGCATAATTTCTTTCCTCGTTCCACTCGCTTGCAAACGCTTACGTGCTCGCAACAGGCCTCGTGGGGACAGGCCTAAAGACCCGTCCCCGTCCATGCGCACGTTAACCGTTGGAATCGATCCAGCCGCCGCCGAGCACGGCCGGACCGTCGTAAAATACCGCGGCCTGGCCGGGCGTGATGGCCTCCTGCGGTTCTTCGAAAAAAACTTCCGCGCCGC
This window contains:
- a CDS encoding RnfABCDGE type electron transport complex subunit C, with product MRGVKIPARNQSTLISWTLKRIKAPSRVRLFLKPSPDYPASIPCVNPGDRVLAGQKIAGAGQGAFPIFSSVSGKVVQRADFQHPWLGSRPALEIAGDDRHETAPGIGHERPRWPELDPGALADILFESGVMELDQSGLSLSGSLERARRHKIHTVVVNGCESQPYVTTDHALLMSHSLEVVKGAEILRKILGAEKIIVTLQSDALEVAELVKSKIFFLKWAHAEVRVLPARHPQEMVLPLAQELWNKDFSPQVRERIRIGTGDGTFALQSVLHEFGASVHNAGTAHAVYEAVALQKPFYERPATVGGECVIEPRNLWLPLGISAEDAIKACRGLMREPKAVLFGGPMLGKALPSLDMPVTAGVRAVLALSKESVSVPPAEACIHCGRCVEACPVDISPAMITLAAENGLYEETRDWGVDYCIDCGNCTYVCPAKRPMQDLIGLARLGLMAREQDVAAVPEQTGEGVYEEAQKE